A genomic window from Chrysoperla carnea chromosome 3, inChrCarn1.1, whole genome shotgun sequence includes:
- the LOC123295106 gene encoding uncharacterized protein LOC123295106 → MDILNVTEKPGFDDTIVANEVHTYNPYVHSFDYGDEIRIPINQTDLYVNPSESYIFISGQLVKTKDNTKAVSTDGEMRANFGMFLFEEMKYLINGHEVDRCKQPGITSTIKNYLSYSKNESEALQIAGWWSPLSDAAVMDLVDYEYRFEIAIPLRIVFGLMEDFKKVIINVRHELVLTRARSDANCFLKKAGGEDCKINIYKIQWKIPHVTPGDKQKLQLLRYLETSTWLPIGYRSWDLYEFPSLPESTNQTWNVRSSTQMEKPRFVILCFQTDRKGNDKKKTVFDHCNIKSAKLYLNSEQYPNDQLNFDFAKGHYAQLYNMFTDFQTAYYNRRSDPLFTYRDMTTVCPMVVFNTMRQNDTIKSGSVDIRIEWQFDRNAPKKTSAFALIIHDKLLEYNPFSNLVRQIQ, encoded by the coding sequence atggatattttaaatgttactgAAAAGCCTGGTTTCGACGATACAATTGTAGCAAATGAAGTTCACACATACAACCCTTATGTCCATTCGTTTGATTACGGAGATGAGATAAGGATACCCATTAATCAAACAGATTTATACGTAAACCCATCCGAGTCTTATATATTCATCTCTGGTCAACTTGTTAAAACAAAAGATAACACAAAAGCCGTTTCAACTGATGGAGAAATGCGGGCAAATTTTGGAATGTTTTTGTTCGAAGAGATGAAATATCTAATCAACGGTCATGAAGTTGATCGTTGTAAACAACCAGGTATtacttcaacaattaaaaattatctttcctACTCAAAAAATGAAAGTGAGGCTTTACAAATTGCTGGTTGGTGGTCTCCTCTAAGTGATGCTGCAGTTATGGATTTGGTTGATTacgaatatcgatttgaaattgcAATTCCTTTAAGAATAGTTTTTGGACTAATGGAGGACTTTAAAAAGGTTATCATTAACGTTAGACATGAATTGGTTCTGACAAGAGCACGTAGCGATGCAAactgctttttaaaaaaagcagGTGGAGaggattgtaaaattaatatttacaagatTCAATGGAAAATACCACATGTCACCCCAGGggacaaacaaaaattacaattattaagaTATTTGGAAACAAGTACATGGTTACCAATTGGTTACAGAAGTTGGGATCTCTATGAATTTCCTTCACTTCCTGAAAGTACTAATCAAACGTGGAATGTCAGAAGCAGTACTCAGATGGAAAAACCAcgatttgtaattttatgttttcaaactGACAGAAAAGGAAATGATAAAAAGAAAACTGTTTTTGATCATTGTAATATTAAATCTGCAAAATTATATCTAAACAGTGAGCAATATCCAAACGATCaactaaattttgattttgcaaAGGGACATTATGcacaattgtataatatgttcaCCGATTTTCAAACCGCCTATTATAATAGAAGATCAGATCCTCTTTTCACCTATAGAGACATGACCACTGTTTGCCCCATGGTAGTATTTAACACTATGAGACAAAATGACACAATCAAATCGGGGAGTGTTGATATAAGAATTGAATGGCAGTTTGATAGAAATGCACCTAAAAAAACATCTGCATTTGCATTAATCATTCATGATAAGTTGCTTGAATACAACCCATTTAGTAATCTAGTAAGACAAATCCAATAA
- the LOC123295109 gene encoding piggyBac transposable element-derived protein 4-like, which translates to MSRKLSNEELRRVLEESDFELSDDDMDSNSDNSDPESNITDQEPSIFADDDVEDPDFDPDEISRSNIVTDGFGTDSPADNLSDNVINSPRPETSRRRTAGEIMRLTPQEINDIDRENGWSQEILPLSRQPYNSTPTLHIQGEQSVVSIYRRILTNEVLDLMVTQTNLYASQLKQNVNMSVHSRMTRWTDVTREEMMKFIALYMLMGIVKFPTFESYWKLDAIYYHPIFHNVNISYNRFSSILRCWHFVDNEAPRDRNERLYKIKPLLDLVINNWKSLLTPDECIVIDESMMPFRGRISFRQYNPSKAHKYGLKIYKLCTEEGFVWNYNIYIGRDPEIADLDKPGSVVVQLCDGLLEAGRIIVCDNYYNSVGLAKYLQQRKTDLCGTLRVNRKELPWAIRSKKMGPKKGEVIARQKDNITLVKWRDKRDVVMISTCHDASMQMSAGYKRKLKPEVVLYYNERKKGIDVSDQLSSYYDPKRKSLAWYKKIALDVLICASVTNATLLYQKLHSTTNRRDRKTVLQTQQEIIREFLQLNNASDVSANSLTNSPGPSTSSIANQHFLTKIPRKEDNKIVRKRCHGCYEDLRKEGTNWQIAAKRKLYMAPDSHMAQERISAFPEPYVAQWTGKVLRLNQKLKIFTL; encoded by the exons atgtctCGCAAATTATCAAATGAGGAATTGCGACGTGTACTAGAAGAAAGTGACTTTGAATTGAGTGATGATGACATGGATTCCAACAGCGACAATAGCGATCCAGAGTCTAATATTACGGATCAAGAACCGAGTATTTTTGCTGATGACGACGTCGAAGATCCTGATTTTGATCCAGATGAAATTTCTCGTTCCAACATTGTAACCGATGGCTTTGGTACAGACTCGCCAGCTGATAATTTATCCGATAACGTCATAAATTCACCTAGGCCAGAAACGAGCAGAAGACGGACTGCTGGTGAGATTATGCGGCTTACTCCGCAAGAAATAAATGATATAGATAGAGAAAATGGCTGGAGTCAGGAAATACTACCACTGTCACGCCAACCTTATAACAGCACCCCAACACTTCATATTCAAGGCGAACAATCTGTTGTATCCATTTATCGACGTATATTGACCAATGAAGTATTAGATCTTATGGTCACTCAAACAAATCTATACGCTTCTCAACTGAAACAGAACGTCAATATGTCAGTTCATAGCCGCATGACCCGGTGGACAGACGTAACACGCGAAgaaatgatgaaatttattgCCTTGTATATGCTTATGGGTATTGTGAAATTTCCGACGTTTGAATCATATTGGAAACTAGACGCGATTTACTATCATCCAATATTTCATAACGTAAACATATCGTATAATCGCTTCTCATCAATATTACGCTGCTGGCACTTTGTTGATAATGAAGCTCCAAGGGATCGAAACGAACgtctgtataaaataaaaccacTTTTGGACCTTGTTATCAACAACTGGAAGAGCTTACTAACACCTGATGAATGTATTGTCATTGACGAGTCGATGATGCCGTTTAGAGGGAGGATATCTTTCCGTCAATACAACCCATCAAAAGCTCATAAATACGGCTTGAAAATCTATAAACTCTGCACAGAAGAGGGTTTTGTCTGgaactataatatttacattggtCGCGACCCCGAGATTGCTGATTTGGATAAGCCAGGTAGTGTCGTAGTTCAGTTATGTGATGGTCTTCTAGAAGCTGGTCGGATAATTGTGTGTGACAACTATTACAATTCCGTAGGATTAGCAAAATATTTACAGCAGCGTAAGACAGACTTATGCGGCACTCTACGGGTAAATAGAAAAGAACTTCCATGGGCAATAAGATCGAAAAAAATGGGCCCTAAAAAAGGTGAAGTAATTGCTCGTCAGAAGGACAATATAACACTGGTGAAATGGAGAGACAAACGTGACGTTGTTATGATTTCTACATGCCATGACGCTAGTATGCAAATGTCTGCAGGTTATAAACGGAAATTGAAGCCAGAAGTCGTGCTCTATTACAATGAGCGAAAAAAGGGCATAGATGTATCTGATCAACTTTCAAGTTACTATGACCCTAAAAGAAAGTCTCTGGCATGGTACAAAAAGATAGCTTTAGATGTTTTGATTTGTGCATCAGTAACAAACGCTACGCTTTTGTATCAAAAACTACATTCTACTACTAATAGAAGAGATCGCAAAACCGTACTACAGACGCAACAAGAAATTATTAGGGAGTTCTTGCAATTGAACAATGCATCCGATGTGAGTGCAAATTCATTGACCAATAGCCCAGGACCGTCTACTAGCTCAATTGCAAATCAACACTTTCTGACGAAAATTCCGCGGAAAGAGGACAATAAAATTGTCCGAAAACGATGCCATGGATGCTACGAAGACTTGCGTAAAGAAGGCACAAACTGGCAAATAGCTGCAAAAAGA AAGTTGTATATGGCCCCTGACTCACATATGGCTCAAGAGCGTATTAGTGCTTTTCCTGAACCATATGTGGCTCAGTGGACAGGGAAAGTGTTAAGGTTAAAtcaaaagcttaaaatttttactttataa
- the LOC123296423 gene encoding piggyBac transposable element-derived protein 3-like: MVIRPNLCLLCKNNSAHWWYVFYACMVNVLFGFFSMPRSLGLLDSEIREYLEKLDDSEDGLDGSDSEPEDEDEMNEDPPLVTEDTENAQEQEDPPLEESNDEEVSIPGAPQRNRPLLWKKRNLVTNEDDLVFRGNTQIPEALLNCNTPFEFFSYFFTPNLKKEIVYESNLYATQKQISNPETINENILNKFLGILVFTSVIKFPNTRLYWSDKFGYDLIKNTMSQKKFEKVRSIIHFADNTKCLPKEHPDYDRLYRIRPLIETLNHVFGTVPMDQRLSIDEQMCATKMSHYIKQYLPNKPHKWGFKLYLICSLQGYAHKFELYAGGGNKNTASLPGEPDLGESGNTVIRLARMVPRHVNHIIYFDNFYTSLPLLTYLAKEGIYSLGTVRVNRVRNSKLPDKRTMMKKNVARGFYEENVANVDGTEVSAVVWKDNKPVNLLSTYVGAEPATTVSRFDKRRKERVEIPCPKIIREYNTHMGGVDLLDSFIGRYHITMKSRKWTMRLFYHFLDLCVINSWVMYKKVHNQLGTSKLLNLAQFRLDVAETLCQTGLPISGCKRGRPSTSSIQAQLEMKRSRTSAQSVPSKNVRLDQTSHWSVWLEKQQRCKYPKCTGYTFKKCEKCQVSLCDTKQKNCYYKYHTE; encoded by the exons aTGGTGATAAGACCTAATTTATGCTTGTTGTGTAAAAACAACAGTGCGCATTGGTGGTATGTATTTTATGCATGTATGGTAAATGTGTTATTTGGGTTTTTCAGCATGCCACGCTCGTTAGGCTTGTTAGATAGTGAAATAAGAGAATATTTAGAGAAACTTGATGACTCGGAAGACGGATTGGATGGTTCGGACTCTGAACCGGAGGATGAAG ATGAGATGAATGAAGATCCTCCATTAGTTACTGAGGATACGGAAAATGCGCAAGAACAGGAGGACCCTCCCCTTGAAGAAAGCAATGATGAAGAAGTGAGCATACCAGGAGCACCTCAAAGAAACAGGCCCCTACTATGGAAAAAAAGAAATCTCGTTACTAATGAAGATGACCTTGTGTTTAGAGGTAATACTCAAATACCAGAAGCTTTATTGAATTGTAATACACCATTTgaattcttttcatatttttttactccaaatttgaaaaaagaaattgtttacGAAAGTAACCTTTATGCCACACAAAAGCAAATATCTAACCCAGAGACTATAAAcgaaaatatactaaataaatttctagGCATACTAGTTTTTACATCCgtcataaaatttccaaatacaAGGTTATATTGGAGTgataaatttggatatgatcTTATCAAAAACACCATGTCACAAAAGAAGTTTGAAAAAGTAAGATCGATTATTCACTTTGCTGATAACACTAAATGTCTCCCAAAGGAACATCCTGATTATGATAGACTCTATAGGATCAGACCACTTATCGAAACACTAAATCATGTGTTTGGCACCGTCCCTATGGATCAAAGGCTATCCATAGACGAGCAGATGTGCGCTACAAAAATGAGCCACTATATAAAACAGTACTTGCCTAACAAACCACACAAGTGGGGCTTCAAATTGTACCTTATCTGCAGTCTGCAAGGATATGCTCACAAATTTGAGCTATATGCAGGAGGAGGCAATAAAAATACTGCATCTTTACCAGGAGAACCAGATTTAGGAGAATCTGGGAACACTGTCATAAGGTTGGCTCGAATGGTACCTCGTCATGTAAACCACATAATATATTTCGACAACTTTTATACTTCTTTGCCGCTTCTCACCTATTTGGCCAAGGAAGGAATATATTCTTTAGGGACAGTTCGGGTAAACCGCGTACGAAATTCTAAATTACCAGATAAAAGAacaatgatgaaaaaaaatgttgcaagGGGTTTTTACGAAGAGAACGTAGCGAATGTAGATGGTACTGAAGTGAGCGCAGTTGTTTGGAAAGATAACAAGCCTGTCAATCTTCTTTCAACTTACGTAGGTGCCGAACCAGCCACCACTGTATCAAGATTCGACAAAAGGAGGAAAGAAAGAGTTGAGATCCCATGCCCCAAAATAATTCGTGAGTATAACACTCACATGGGAGGGGTGGACCTGTTAGATTCTTTTATAGGACGCTATCACATAACGATGAAGAGCAGGAAATGGACTATGCGTCTTTTTTACCACTTTTTGGACCTCTGTGTCATCAACTCATGGGTAATGTACAAGAAAGTGCACAATCAACTGGGTACCAgcaaattgttaaatttagcTCAATTTAGATTAGACGTTGCAGAGACATTGTGTCAGACTGGGTTGCCTATCAGTGGTTGCAAGCGTGGCCGTCCCAGTACCAGCAGTATACAGGCTCAACTTGAAATGAAGAGGAGTCGCACATCAGCTCAGTCAGTTCCGTCTAAAAATGTTAGGTTGGACCAAACATCACACTGGTCAGTTTGGTTAGAAAAACAGCAACGATGCAAATACCCCAAATGTACTGGATACACATTTAAAAAGTGTGAAAAATGTCAGGTATCTTTATGCGACACCAAACAGAAAAATTGTTACTATAAGTACCATActgaataa